From a region of the Enterobacter sp. JBIWA008 genome:
- the araC gene encoding arabinose operon transcriptional regulator AraC, producing MAETQNDPLLPGYSFNAHLVAGLTPIEAEGYLDFYVDRPLGMKGYILNLTVRGEGIIKNGDQQFVCRPGDILLFPPGEIHHYGRHPDAKEWYHQWVYFRPRAYWQEWLSWPAIFAHTGFYRPDEVHLAQFRELFAQIIEAGQAGGRYAELLAINLLEQLLLRRMEAINESLNPPLDNRVRDACQYISDHLADSQFDIASVAQHVCLSPSRLSHLFRQQLGVSVLSWREDQRISQAKLLLSTTRMPIATVGRNVGFEDQLYFSRVFKKCTGASPSEFRAGCE from the coding sequence ATGGCCGAAACGCAAAACGATCCCCTGCTGCCGGGATACTCGTTTAACGCGCACCTTGTGGCGGGACTGACCCCTATCGAGGCTGAGGGATACCTCGACTTTTACGTTGACCGACCGCTCGGAATGAAAGGGTATATCCTCAACCTGACCGTGCGGGGTGAAGGGATCATTAAGAACGGTGACCAGCAGTTCGTCTGCCGCCCCGGCGATATCCTGTTGTTTCCACCGGGGGAGATCCACCACTATGGCCGTCATCCGGATGCCAAAGAGTGGTATCACCAGTGGGTCTACTTCCGTCCGCGCGCCTACTGGCAGGAGTGGCTTTCGTGGCCAGCGATTTTTGCGCACACCGGTTTTTATCGCCCGGATGAGGTTCATCTGGCGCAGTTTCGCGAGCTTTTTGCGCAGATTATTGAGGCGGGACAGGCCGGTGGTCGCTACGCCGAACTGCTGGCGATTAACCTGCTCGAACAGCTGCTGCTGCGCCGCATGGAGGCAATTAACGAGTCTCTTAATCCCCCGCTGGATAACCGCGTGCGCGACGCCTGCCAGTACATCAGCGACCACCTGGCCGATAGTCAGTTTGATATCGCCAGCGTTGCTCAGCACGTCTGCCTGTCGCCGTCGCGGCTGTCGCATCTGTTCCGCCAGCAGCTTGGGGTAAGCGTGCTGAGCTGGCGCGAGGATCAGCGGATCAGCCAGGCAAAGCTTCTGCTCAGCACCACCCGGATGCCGATCGCCACCGTGGGGCGTAACGTGGGCTTTGAGGATCAGCTCTATTTCTCCCGGGTATTTAAAAAATGTACCGGTGCCAGCCCGAGCGAATTCCGCGCGGGATGTGAATAA
- a CDS encoding DedA family protein, which produces MQALLEHFITQSVMYSLIAVALVAFLESLALVGLILPGTVMMAGLGALIGSGEVNFWQAWLAGIIGCLLGDWISFWLGWRFKKPLHRWSFMKKNKALLDKTEHALHQHSMFTILVGRFVGPTRPLVPMVAGMLDLPVAKFVVPNIIGCVFWPPFYFLPGILAGAAIDIPDGMQSGEFKWLLLGTAVLLWLAAWLCWRLWRSAKASVDRLARYLPRSRLLWLAPLTLGVAVVALVALIRHPLMPVYGEILLKVVSR; this is translated from the coding sequence ATGCAGGCATTGCTGGAACACTTTATTACCCAGTCCGTTATGTACTCGCTCATCGCCGTGGCGCTGGTGGCGTTTCTGGAATCGCTGGCGCTCGTTGGGCTGATCCTGCCCGGTACGGTGATGATGGCAGGGCTAGGGGCGCTGATCGGCAGCGGCGAGGTTAATTTCTGGCAGGCGTGGCTGGCCGGGATTATCGGCTGCCTGCTCGGCGACTGGATCTCCTTCTGGCTGGGCTGGCGCTTTAAGAAGCCGCTGCACCGCTGGTCGTTCATGAAAAAGAACAAAGCCTTGCTGGATAAAACCGAGCATGCGCTGCACCAGCACAGCATGTTTACCATCCTCGTCGGACGCTTTGTCGGGCCAACGCGTCCGCTGGTGCCGATGGTGGCCGGAATGCTGGATCTGCCCGTCGCGAAATTCGTGGTGCCGAACATTATCGGCTGCGTCTTCTGGCCGCCGTTCTACTTCCTGCCGGGGATCCTCGCGGGTGCTGCCATCGATATTCCTGACGGCATGCAAAGCGGTGAGTTTAAGTGGCTGCTGCTGGGCACGGCTGTGCTGCTGTGGCTGGCTGCATGGCTTTGCTGGCGGCTGTGGCGCAGCGCGAAAGCCAGCGTCGATCGCCTGGCGCGCTATCTTCCGCGCTCTCGCCTTTTGTGGCTGGCCCCGCTGACGCTGGGTGTTGCCGTGGTGGCGCTGGTCGCGCTGATTCGCCACCCGCTGATGCCGGTATACGGCGAGATCTTGCTGAAGGTGGTGAGCCGTTAA
- the thiQ gene encoding thiamine ABC transporter ATP-binding protein ThiQ: MLKLIDVTWLYQHLPMRFTLSARQGEMIAVLGPSGAGKSTLLNLIAGFLQPASGAIVIKNQDHTHTPPAKRPVSMLFQENNLFTHLTVRQNIALGMHPGLRLNDAQRQKLEIIAAQMGIVGFIDRLPGELSGGQRQRVALARCLVREQPILLLDEPFSALDPALRQEMLALVQDVCQRQQLTMLMVSHSIEDAARIAPRSVVIAEGRILWDGKTEELLSGKAGASSLLGIRAV, encoded by the coding sequence ATGTTAAAACTGATTGATGTGACCTGGCTCTACCAGCACCTGCCAATGCGATTCACGCTTTCTGCCCGCCAGGGAGAGATGATTGCGGTTCTGGGCCCAAGTGGAGCAGGAAAAAGCACGCTGCTTAATTTGATTGCGGGTTTTCTGCAGCCGGCAAGCGGCGCGATCGTCATTAAAAACCAAGATCATACCCACACGCCGCCCGCAAAACGTCCTGTCTCAATGCTGTTTCAGGAAAACAACCTGTTTACCCATCTGACGGTGCGGCAAAACATCGCGCTGGGAATGCATCCGGGGCTCAGGCTGAACGATGCCCAGCGCCAGAAGCTGGAGATCATTGCCGCACAGATGGGGATCGTCGGGTTCATCGACAGGCTGCCGGGCGAGCTATCCGGCGGCCAACGCCAGCGCGTAGCTCTGGCGCGTTGTCTGGTGCGCGAGCAGCCGATACTGCTGCTGGATGAGCCGTTCTCGGCGCTCGATCCTGCTTTGCGTCAGGAGATGCTGGCGCTGGTGCAGGACGTCTGTCAGCGCCAGCAGCTGACGATGCTGATGGTTTCGCACAGTATCGAAGATGCCGCCCGCATCGCGCCGCGATCGGTGGTGATTGCCGAAGGGCGTATTTTGTGGGACGGAAAAACAGAAGAATTGCTGAGCGGTAAAGCGGGCGCGTCTTCACTACTGGGCATTCGTGCGGTCTGA
- the thiP gene encoding thiamine/thiamine pyrophosphate ABC transporter permease ThiP encodes MATRRQPLIPGWLLPGLLAAVVMVVVSLGAFLALWFNAPESDLLALWHDSYLWHVIRFSFWQALLSALLSVIPAIFLARALYRRRFPGREALLRLCAMTLILPVLVAVFGILSVYGRQGWLASLFGQLGLEWSFSPYGLQGILLAHVFFNMPMATRLFLQALENIPGEQRQVAAQLGMRGVSFFRFVEWPWLRRQIPPVAALIFMLCFASFATVLSLGGGPQATTIELAIYQALSYDYDPGRAALLAMMQMACCLALVLLSQRLSKAIPAGSNQITGWRDPQDSLHSRVTDFILIALALLLLLPPLMAVIVDGLNLNLMSVLQQPVLWQATWTSLRIALAAGLLCVMLTMMLLWSSRELYARQAQKAGQALELTGMLILAMPGIVLATGFFLLFNSTIGLPESADGIVIFTNALMAIPYALKVLENPMRDVNSRYGLLCQSLGMQGWQRLKVVELRALKRPLAQALAFACVLSIGDFGVVALFGNDDFRTLPYWLYQQIGSYRSQDGAVTALLLLLLCFALFTVIEKLPGRDVKTD; translated from the coding sequence ATGGCAACGCGCCGTCAGCCGTTGATTCCCGGCTGGTTACTTCCCGGGCTGCTCGCCGCCGTAGTGATGGTAGTGGTCAGCCTGGGGGCTTTTCTTGCACTGTGGTTCAACGCGCCAGAGAGTGACCTGCTCGCCCTCTGGCACGACAGCTACCTCTGGCACGTTATCCGGTTCTCCTTCTGGCAGGCGTTACTTTCTGCCCTGCTGTCGGTTATCCCGGCCATTTTTCTGGCACGCGCACTGTATCGTCGGCGTTTCCCAGGCAGAGAGGCGCTGCTTCGCCTGTGTGCCATGACGCTGATCCTGCCCGTGCTGGTGGCGGTATTTGGGATCCTCAGCGTTTACGGTCGCCAGGGCTGGCTGGCTTCGCTGTTCGGCCAGCTTGGTCTGGAATGGTCATTCTCTCCATACGGCCTGCAGGGCATTCTGCTGGCGCACGTATTTTTCAATATGCCGATGGCGACGCGCCTCTTTTTGCAGGCGCTGGAAAACATTCCCGGCGAACAGCGTCAGGTTGCTGCCCAGCTCGGCATGCGCGGCGTGTCGTTCTTCCGCTTTGTCGAATGGCCCTGGCTGCGCCGCCAGATCCCGCCCGTCGCGGCGTTAATCTTCATGCTCTGCTTTGCCAGCTTTGCCACCGTGCTGTCGCTCGGCGGCGGGCCGCAGGCCACCACCATTGAGCTGGCGATTTACCAGGCCTTAAGCTACGACTACGATCCCGGTCGCGCCGCGCTGCTGGCGATGATGCAGATGGCGTGCTGCCTTGCGCTGGTGCTGTTGAGCCAGCGGCTGAGTAAAGCCATTCCCGCAGGAAGCAATCAAATTACCGGCTGGCGCGATCCGCAGGATAGCCTGCACAGCCGCGTTACCGATTTTATCCTGATCGCGCTGGCGCTCCTGCTTCTGCTGCCGCCGCTGATGGCCGTTATCGTTGACGGACTGAACCTCAATCTCATGTCCGTCCTGCAACAGCCCGTCCTCTGGCAGGCGACCTGGACCTCGCTGCGTATCGCCCTGGCGGCAGGATTGCTGTGCGTCATGCTGACCATGATGCTGCTGTGGAGCAGCCGTGAACTCTATGCCCGGCAGGCCCAAAAGGCCGGACAGGCGCTGGAGCTGACGGGCATGCTGATTCTGGCGATGCCGGGCATCGTGCTGGCGACGGGCTTCTTTTTACTGTTCAACAGCACCATCGGCCTGCCGGAAAGCGCCGACGGCATTGTGATTTTCACCAACGCCCTGATGGCCATCCCCTACGCGCTTAAAGTGCTGGAAAACCCGATGCGCGACGTCAACAGCCGCTACGGTTTGCTGTGCCAGTCGCTGGGCATGCAGGGATGGCAGCGGCTGAAGGTGGTCGAACTGCGCGCGCTAAAACGTCCGCTGGCGCAGGCGCTGGCGTTTGCCTGCGTGCTGTCGATTGGGGATTTTGGCGTAGTGGCTCTCTTTGGCAATGACGATTTCCGCACGCTGCCATACTGGCTCTATCAGCAAATCGGCTCTTATCGTAGCCAGGACGGCGCGGTCACCGCGCTGTTACTGCTCCTGCTGTGCTTTGCCTTATTTACCGTTATCGAAAAACTCCCGGGGCGTGATGTTAAAACTGATTGA
- the thiB gene encoding thiamine ABC transporter substrate binding subunit, producing the protein MLKKVLPLLALFALPAFAKPVLTVYTYDSFSADWGPGPVVKKAFEADCNCELKFVALEDGVSLLNRLRMEGKNSKADVVLGLDNNLLEAASQTKLFAKSGVAADAVNVPGGWKNDTFVPFDYGYFAFVYDKNKLKNPPKSLKELVESDQKWRVIYEDPRTSTPGLGLLLWMQKVYGDKAPEAWQKLAAKTVTVTKGWSEAYGLFLKGESDLVLSYTTSPAYHIIAEKKDNYAAADFAEGHYLQVEVAARTAASKQPELAEKFLKFMVSPAFQNAIPAGNWMYPVTSVALPAGFEQLTKPTASLEFTPQQVAAQRAAWVSEWQRAVSR; encoded by the coding sequence GTGTTAAAAAAAGTTCTCCCCCTGCTGGCGCTGTTTGCGCTGCCTGCTTTTGCGAAGCCCGTCCTGACGGTCTACACCTATGACTCCTTCTCTGCCGACTGGGGCCCTGGCCCGGTGGTTAAAAAAGCCTTTGAAGCGGACTGTAACTGCGAGCTGAAGTTCGTGGCGCTGGAAGATGGCGTGTCGCTGCTCAACCGTCTGCGCATGGAAGGGAAAAACAGCAAGGCCGACGTGGTGCTCGGGCTGGATAACAACCTGCTGGAAGCCGCCTCGCAAACCAAACTGTTTGCCAAAAGCGGCGTAGCGGCAGATGCCGTTAACGTGCCTGGCGGCTGGAAAAACGACACCTTTGTGCCGTTCGACTATGGCTACTTTGCTTTTGTTTACGACAAAAATAAGCTGAAAAACCCGCCGAAGAGCCTGAAAGAGCTGGTCGAGAGTGACCAGAAATGGCGCGTGATTTATGAAGATCCGCGTACCAGCACACCGGGTCTGGGCCTGCTGCTGTGGATGCAAAAGGTGTACGGGGATAAAGCACCGGAAGCGTGGCAGAAACTGGCCGCCAAAACCGTCACCGTCACCAAAGGCTGGAGCGAAGCCTATGGCCTGTTCCTGAAAGGCGAAAGCGACCTGGTGCTGAGCTACACCACCTCTCCGGCCTATCACATTATCGCCGAGAAGAAAGATAACTATGCTGCCGCTGATTTTGCTGAAGGGCACTATCTGCAGGTGGAAGTCGCCGCGCGTACCGCCGCCAGCAAACAGCCGGAGCTGGCCGAGAAGTTCCTGAAGTTCATGGTTTCACCGGCGTTCCAGAATGCCATTCCCGCAGGCAACTGGATGTATCCGGTCACCAGCGTTGCGCTGCCCGCAGGTTTCGAGCAGTTGACCAAACCAACAGCCTCGCTGGAGTTTACGCCGCAGCAGGTCGCCGCGCAGCGTGCGGCATGGGTAAGTGAATGGCAACGCGCCGTCAGCCGTTGA
- the sgrR gene encoding HTH-type transcriptional regulator SgrR, with protein MPSGRLQQQFIRLWQCCEGQSQETTLNELADLLSCSRRHMRTLLNTMQQQGWLSWEAEAGRGKRSRLTFLYTGLALQQQRAEDLLEQDRIDQLVQLVGDKAAVRQMLVSHLGRSFRQGRHILRVLYYRPMKNLLPGTALRRSETHMARQIFSGLTRINEENGELEADIAHHWQQLSPRHWRFFLRPGIHFHHGRELEMHDVIASLERARRLPLYSHISRIHSPTAWTLDIELSQQDKWLPWLLGYVPSMILPGEWESMNNFASLPIGTGPYSVSRNNSNQLKIRAFDDYFGYRALIDEVNVWVLPDLNEDLSCGLTLEGPTTGEKAVESRLEEGCYYLLFDRRTHRGANQAVRKWISHVLSPSNLIYHAEEQYQTYWFPAYGLLPRWHHARPVHCDKPAGLESITLTYYREHVEHRFIARIMTRLLAAEGVTLDVREVDYDEWHQGEIASDIWLNSANFTLPLDFSLFSHLYEVPLIQHCIDRDWQQDAAQWRAGEMNLAAWCQQLLAEQAIVPLIHHWLMIQGQRSMRGLRMNTLGWFDFKSAWFAPPEP; from the coding sequence ATGCCTTCCGGTCGTCTGCAACAACAGTTTATCCGCCTCTGGCAGTGCTGCGAGGGGCAATCGCAGGAGACCACGCTCAACGAGCTGGCTGACCTGCTTAGCTGTTCCCGCCGCCATATGCGTACGCTGCTCAACACCATGCAGCAGCAGGGTTGGCTAAGTTGGGAAGCGGAGGCGGGACGTGGGAAACGCTCGCGGCTGACCTTTCTCTATACCGGGCTGGCACTGCAGCAGCAGCGCGCGGAAGATCTGCTCGAGCAGGACCGCATCGATCAGCTGGTACAGCTGGTTGGCGACAAAGCCGCCGTGCGCCAGATGCTGGTTTCCCATCTCGGGCGCAGCTTTCGTCAGGGCCGCCACATCCTGCGGGTGCTCTACTACCGTCCGATGAAAAATCTGTTGCCCGGCACGGCCTTACGCCGCTCAGAAACCCACATGGCCCGGCAAATCTTCAGCGGCCTGACGCGGATAAATGAGGAAAACGGGGAACTGGAAGCGGATATCGCGCACCACTGGCAGCAACTTTCCCCGCGCCACTGGCGCTTCTTTTTACGCCCCGGCATCCACTTTCACCACGGCCGCGAGCTGGAAATGCACGACGTCATTGCCTCTCTGGAACGAGCCCGCAGGCTGCCGCTCTACTCGCATATTTCGCGCATCCACTCCCCCACGGCCTGGACGCTGGATATTGAGCTGTCGCAGCAGGACAAGTGGCTTCCCTGGCTGCTGGGCTATGTGCCGTCGATGATTTTGCCCGGTGAGTGGGAATCAATGAACAATTTTGCCAGCCTGCCAATTGGCACCGGGCCTTACTCCGTCTCCCGCAATAACAGCAACCAGCTGAAAATCCGCGCGTTCGATGACTACTTTGGCTATCGGGCGCTCATCGACGAAGTGAACGTCTGGGTATTACCGGATCTCAATGAAGACCTAAGCTGCGGGCTAACGCTTGAAGGCCCCACCACGGGAGAAAAAGCCGTGGAGAGTCGCCTGGAAGAGGGATGTTACTACCTCCTCTTTGACCGCCGCACCCACCGTGGGGCAAACCAGGCCGTCCGCAAGTGGATCAGCCACGTTTTATCCCCTTCCAATCTTATCTACCATGCGGAAGAGCAGTACCAGACATACTGGTTCCCGGCGTACGGCCTGCTTCCGCGCTGGCATCACGCCCGCCCGGTTCACTGCGACAAACCCGCCGGACTGGAGTCCATCACCCTGACCTACTACCGCGAGCACGTGGAGCATCGTTTTATCGCCAGAATCATGACCCGACTGCTGGCAGCAGAGGGGGTCACGTTAGACGTCAGGGAAGTGGACTATGACGAATGGCATCAGGGGGAGATCGCCAGTGATATCTGGCTCAACAGCGCCAACTTTACCCTGCCGCTCGATTTCTCGCTCTTCTCGCATCTGTATGAAGTCCCGCTGATCCAGCACTGCATCGACCGTGACTGGCAACAGGATGCCGCCCAGTGGCGTGCGGGAGAAATGAATCTTGCTGCGTGGTGCCAGCAGCTGCTGGCCGAGCAGGCAATCGTGCCGTTGATCCACCACTGGCTGATGATCCAGGGTCAGCGCAGCATGCGCGGCCTGCGGATGAATACTCTGGGCTGGTTTGATTTTAAATCCGCCTGGTTTGCGCCGCCGGAGCCATAA
- the sgrT gene encoding glucose uptake inhibitor SgrT translates to MKRSTARQFYQQYFSATKGSSWLARRCAEQRLKTLEELMQWDVTTPASSR, encoded by the coding sequence ATGAAGAGGTCTACCGCACGTCAGTTTTATCAGCAGTACTTTTCAGCGACAAAAGGATCGTCCTGGCTGGCCCGCCGGTGTGCAGAGCAACGGCTGAAAACGTTAGAAGAATTGATGCAGTGGGACGTTACAACACCGGCCTCTTCCCGCTAA
- a CDS encoding sugar efflux transporter → MLWLMTMGRRLNGVYAAFMLVAFMMGVAGALQAPTLSLFLSREVGAQPFWVGLFYTVNAIAGILVSLALAKRSDSQGDRRRLILFCCAMAVGNALLFAFNRHYLTLITCGVLLASLANTAMPQLFALAREYADSSAREVVMFSSVMRAQLSLAWVIGPPLAFMLALNYGFTAMFSIAAGIFVISLVLIAFALPSVARVEQATDKPVTEVSGWQDKNVRMLFIASTLMWTCNTMYIIDMPLWISSDLGLPDKLAGILMGTAAGLEIPAMILAGYYVKRFGKRRMMIVAVAAGVLFYAGLILFHSREALLALQLFNAVFIGIVAGIGMLWFQDLMPGRAGSATTLFTNSISTGVILAGVIQGALAQSYGHASVYWMIAAISVVTLLLTCRVKDV, encoded by the coding sequence ATGCTGTGGTTGATGACGATGGGGCGACGCCTGAACGGCGTGTATGCCGCTTTTATGCTGGTGGCCTTTATGATGGGCGTGGCGGGGGCGCTGCAGGCGCCGACGCTGAGCCTGTTTCTCAGCCGCGAGGTGGGGGCACAGCCGTTTTGGGTCGGCCTGTTTTACACCGTCAACGCCATTGCCGGGATCCTGGTCAGCCTCGCGCTGGCGAAACGATCGGACAGCCAGGGCGATCGCCGCAGGCTGATCCTCTTTTGCTGCGCCATGGCCGTGGGCAACGCGCTGCTCTTTGCCTTCAACCGTCATTATCTGACGCTTATTACCTGCGGCGTGCTGCTGGCGTCGCTGGCGAACACCGCCATGCCGCAGCTGTTCGCGCTGGCCCGCGAATATGCGGATAGCTCGGCGCGGGAAGTGGTGATGTTCAGCTCGGTGATGCGTGCCCAGCTCTCGCTGGCGTGGGTCATCGGTCCGCCGCTGGCCTTCATGCTGGCGTTGAACTACGGCTTTACCGCCATGTTCTCCATCGCCGCCGGGATTTTTGTCATCAGTCTGGTATTGATTGCCTTCGCGCTGCCGTCCGTGGCGCGCGTCGAACAGGCGACGGACAAACCTGTCACCGAGGTGAGCGGCTGGCAGGACAAAAACGTCCGCATGCTGTTTATTGCCTCCACGCTGATGTGGACCTGCAATACCATGTACATCATTGATATGCCGCTGTGGATCAGCAGCGATCTGGGTTTACCGGACAAGCTTGCGGGGATCTTAATGGGAACTGCCGCCGGGCTGGAAATTCCGGCGATGATTCTGGCGGGTTACTACGTTAAGCGCTTTGGAAAGCGTCGGATGATGATCGTCGCCGTGGCGGCCGGGGTGCTGTTCTACGCGGGGCTGATTCTTTTCCATTCGCGTGAAGCGTTGCTGGCGCTGCAGCTGTTTAACGCCGTGTTTATTGGAATTGTTGCCGGGATCGGCATGCTCTGGTTTCAGGATCTCATGCCCGGGCGTGCAGGCTCGGCGACCACGCTTTTTACCAACAGTATTTCAACCGGAGTGATTCTGGCAGGCGTGATTCAGGGGGCACTGGCGCAGAGCTATGGGCATGCTTCTGTTTACTGGATGATTGCGGCGATCTCTGTCGTGACGCTTCTGCTGACCTGCCGCGTAAAAGACGTGTGA
- a CDS encoding cytochrome b/b6 domain-containing protein — translation MNPTLRNTLPHKETPFLRVLHILVAILVLVQIINSNFTESEALHESGLNGIVTWMHIISGFGLIFCGIAMMAWMLTQRGFKYYFSWLALDFHGIVDDIRTLTQRQLPDAHAGGMAATVQGLGVLALLGVALCGAAWFVLNATLGPVSFITESALKLHKFLTVFIETYFWAHGFMGLVHMYLTLRAQRKYQYSE, via the coding sequence ATGAACCCAACGTTACGCAATACGCTTCCCCATAAAGAAACGCCTTTTCTTCGCGTACTGCACATTCTTGTGGCCATCCTGGTGCTGGTCCAGATTATCAATTCTAATTTCACCGAAAGTGAAGCCCTCCACGAATCCGGGCTGAACGGAATTGTCACCTGGATGCATATTATCTCCGGGTTTGGTTTAATTTTCTGTGGCATTGCCATGATGGCATGGATGTTAACCCAGCGCGGGTTTAAGTATTACTTCTCCTGGCTGGCGCTGGATTTTCACGGAATCGTTGACGATATTCGCACCCTCACGCAGCGCCAGCTTCCTGACGCGCATGCCGGCGGAATGGCGGCAACGGTGCAAGGTTTGGGCGTACTGGCTCTGCTGGGCGTTGCACTCTGCGGCGCGGCCTGGTTTGTGCTGAACGCCACGCTCGGGCCCGTTTCGTTCATCACGGAATCCGCCTTAAAGTTGCATAAATTCCTGACGGTCTTTATTGAGACATATTTCTGGGCACACGGTTTCATGGGCCTCGTTCATATGTACCTGACGCTACGCGCGCAGCGTAAATATCAGTATTCAGAATAA
- a CDS encoding cation diffusion facilitator family transporter, with translation MKKKNGNESHIRSLEIHKCTLVSVIINSLLTAFQIVAGIFSGSQGLIADGIHSLSDLSSDFVVLVANKKSQKASDIDHHYGHLRFENGAKLIIGAILLLVGVGMLWSAGNKLLHPETHQLVKGAALWVAILALVVKESLFRYMFATGKRIQSSLLIANAWHARSDAASSVVVAIGIAGNLVGFHAMDLIAALIVGVFIAHMGYKFSADALHDLMDRSLEPELEHEIKTCLLATEGVTGLHDLKTRKMGDLALVDVHLEVNGELSVKEGHQIAVNARNNVMRKFNVLNVMTHIDPAR, from the coding sequence ATGAAAAAGAAAAATGGCAATGAGTCTCATATCCGTTCTCTGGAAATACATAAATGCACATTAGTGAGCGTGATAATAAATAGTTTACTCACCGCCTTTCAGATAGTTGCAGGAATATTTTCCGGCTCACAGGGATTAATTGCTGATGGGATTCATTCTCTTTCCGATTTATCCTCCGACTTTGTCGTTCTGGTTGCGAATAAAAAGAGTCAGAAAGCTTCTGATATCGATCATCATTATGGTCATCTGCGTTTCGAAAACGGTGCAAAGCTCATAATTGGCGCTATTCTGCTGCTTGTGGGGGTCGGGATGCTCTGGTCCGCAGGCAATAAACTGCTTCACCCCGAGACGCATCAGCTGGTGAAAGGGGCCGCGTTGTGGGTGGCGATTCTGGCGCTGGTGGTAAAGGAAAGCCTGTTCAGATACATGTTTGCCACGGGAAAACGTATTCAGTCCTCTCTGCTGATAGCCAATGCCTGGCATGCCCGTTCTGACGCAGCGTCGTCAGTGGTTGTTGCAATCGGCATTGCCGGGAATTTAGTGGGTTTTCACGCGATGGACCTCATTGCGGCCCTGATTGTCGGAGTATTCATCGCCCATATGGGCTACAAATTCTCTGCCGATGCCCTGCACGATCTGATGGACCGTTCGCTTGAGCCCGAGCTGGAGCACGAGATCAAAACGTGTCTTCTCGCAACCGAGGGGGTCACCGGACTCCATGATTTAAAAACCCGCAAGATGGGCGATTTAGCCCTTGTCGATGTCCATCTGGAGGTTAACGGCGAATTAAGCGTAAAAGAAGGACATCAGATTGCCGTCAATGCCAGAAACAACGTGATGCGAAAATTCAATGTGCTGAACGTGATGACGCATATTGATCCTGCCCGCTAA
- the leuD gene encoding 3-isopropylmalate dehydratase small subunit, translating into MAEKFTQHTGRVVPLDAANVDTDAIIPKQFLQKVTRTGFGAHLFNDWRFLDDKGEVPNPEFVLNFPEYKGASILLARENFGCGSSREHAPWALTDYGFKVVIAPSFADIFYGNSFNNQLLPVTLSDEQVDELFALVKANPGISFEVDLEAEVVKAGDKTYSFSIDAFRRHCMLNGLDSIGLTLQHDAAIAAYENKQPAFMK; encoded by the coding sequence ATGGCAGAGAAATTTACCCAACATACGGGCCGGGTTGTCCCTCTGGACGCCGCTAACGTCGATACTGATGCTATTATTCCTAAACAGTTTCTGCAGAAAGTGACGCGTACCGGTTTCGGCGCACATCTGTTTAACGACTGGCGTTTCCTGGACGATAAGGGAGAAGTGCCTAATCCGGAATTCGTTCTGAACTTCCCGGAATACAAAGGCGCCTCTATTTTGCTGGCACGCGAAAACTTTGGCTGCGGTTCATCCCGTGAACACGCGCCGTGGGCGCTCACCGACTACGGCTTTAAAGTGGTCATTGCCCCAAGCTTCGCGGATATTTTCTACGGCAACAGCTTCAACAACCAGCTGCTGCCCGTCACGCTGAGCGATGAACAGGTCGATGAGTTGTTCGCGCTGGTTAAGGCGAATCCGGGCATTTCGTTTGAAGTGGATCTGGAAGCCGAAGTGGTGAAGGCCGGTGATAAGACCTACAGCTTCAGCATTGATGCGTTCCGCCGTCACTGCATGCTGAACGGTCTGGACAGCATTGGTTTAACTCTCCAGCACGACGCGGCGATTGCCGCTTACGAAAACAAACAGCCTGCATTTATGAAATAA